The Canis lupus dingo isolate Sandy chromosome 18, ASM325472v2, whole genome shotgun sequence genome includes the window GTCCTGTAAACAGATGCAGTTGCCATGGCAACTGGCTCCATCACTCAGGCTGGAAAAACCCACAAAGGGGGGGCAAGCAGACAGACAAACTGCCCGACAGACAAACGGGGGCGACTGAATTGGGGGGTGggtaggaggaaagaaaggagcaagAACCCCAGAATTCTGCCCCACACCCCAAGGCGgcatggggcaggggcagggggtcaGGGACCAACTGACATATCCACAGATAGGCGGGGGCGGCGGAGGAAAGGGGCCCCGAGAAGGAAGCCGACGACAGGAGAGGGTGTTCATGGGGGCGAGCAGAAGCTGACCGAAGGGGGATTGCGGAGAGGAGGCTCCAAGTTTCCCCGGGCCCTGAGCCCATCTGCCCGGCCCCCTCCCGCTCTGTGTGCCCGCggtcccccaccccgcccccagccccagccccagccccagcccggccTTACGTGCCAGATGACAAAGAAGATGAGGGAGGCGCACAGCACCAGGGTGAGCATGTAGCAGAACGCGGCGAAGGTGAACGCCATGGCCCCCGTGCCGggcggcggcccggggggcgCCAGCGCGTGGCCCGGGCGCAAGGGGACGCCCCCCGGTCCGCGTTTAGGGCCGGCCGGGCATGGCCCGCAGGCCTCGGGCGACGCGGGCGGCGCGGCCGGgaccggggccgcggggccgtggggcgcgcggggcgcgggccggtGGGCTCGGGGGGCGCGTCCGCTGCCGGCTGCCCGGGCCGCGATTGCTCATCCTGCGATCCCTCGCCCGCGGCTCCCTCGCTCTCCAGCCCGCGAAGCCGGCGGggcggagccgggggcggggccgtcGTGCGAACCGCCTCAGGCGGGGCTGGGTTTCTGTGCGCCCCTTCGCTGGCACCGCCGGGCCGAGCGCCACCCCCGCCCCAACCTCAGGGACACGTAGGCATGGACTTACATCCTGAACAtgtgcccgcccccgccccccgcgtcaCACGAGTTCGGTCCACTCGGAAGAGCACACACACCCCCCTACCCTAACATACTGTATTGTGCACACCGACCTGGGAGGCCAGGCTGAGGTCCTAAGTGGGAGGAACTTGGCACTGTCCAAGGGGGCAGAGACTCTTGGCTTGAACCCAGGGCAAAGCTGGGAGAGGGCTGAAGGGAATGAGGGCCTGGTCTGATGGTGCATGTCTGCAGCCCAAGCCCACAGTCTGGACAGATGTGGGCCCGTGTGGGTGTTGACAGAGCCTCACCAGGTACCGGCAGCTGATGGCCACCGCCTCCCTTTCTGCCAAAACCGTGCTGGGCCCGTGGGGACACACCACAGAAGCAAAAGAAGGCAGCACTCTTGGCTTTAGGAAGTGGGTCAAGGACTTTCAACAGCAACCCTAGGACACACAGTCCAAGCCAGGACCCCTGTACAGCCaccaatcccagggccccagttCCATTCCCCCAACCCAAGGCAGCTCCCACCACAGACCACACTCAACCACCACAACTTCCTTGCAAAAACCCTCGGCTCACCCGAGGGCcagtggaaatttattttttgtcctttgtcTTTCCCCAAGTGGCTTTTCCTTGCAAAATGCCTGACATGACACCAGAGGGGAACCTGGGAGTGAGGGGCACCCCAGGGACTTAAATACAAGCTGGAGGGCAGGGCACAGGTGGGACAGGCGAGAGACAGCACAAGGGACATGGCTTCTCAGGTAGAGACCAAAGGTTTGTTTTTCTGCAGGAAGAAGCTATGCCAGAGGGCATGGGGCTAGGAtcctgggtgggagggggtgaggggagaggccCCCAACCCTGGATTTGCACCCACATTCCCCAGAAGAGAAGTAGTGACAGGGCATGAGGACCTGCCCTCATAGGCTccaaacagaaggaagagaataagCCAGATGTGCTGACtcagggaaagggaagaggtgCTGGCAGAGTGAGGGTTAAGGCTGATGCCCGGCCTCTGGCACAGTGGGCCTTCCGCCTCTGCCTGCCTTGGGGACAAAGGGGCACGGTGGGCAGGCAGCACATGGGCCTGGCtctggcagggcagggggtggcaggagcaggctccctctgggctcAAGACACAGGCCCAGCATGGCTGCCCGCCCACCTGCTCTAGATGTGCTCAGACCCCACCGCAGCTGGACGGCTGGAGCTGTGAGTatggaaggagcagggaggagaggcagggaggagaggaaagggtgGGCTGCTGGGCCCCTGTGGCCCCCATGCCCTTCCTGAGGtccagcccagggccctggatcctgggtcctggaTCCCCTGGTCCCATTCCTGGCCCCCGATGCTGACTGCAGCCAGGGACTATAGAGGCCAGGGAGGCTCCCAGCTcttggggaaggggtggggtggagaaggaaaaggatgaGAGAAACCCACTGCAGCATACATGGGGggcaagggagggaaagaggagccCTCATCCCAAAGAAAGGTGTGTGGTGGGGTATCTTTTAAAGTTACCTAGAGGCAGCAGCAGAGCaagcccacctccccaccccagccaaaGGTCCTGGGTGTCCTCCCTTGGGGACCTTGACAAAACCAGGGCTCAGGGCAGCAGGCAGATGggccagagggagatggggagcccAGGACACCCCAAAGCCACAGACTCAAATGCCCCAGGAGAGGGAGGCACCTCCTGTCCCCTCCAGGAGCATCATCTGGAGAAGGTGCCCCCTCCTGtcccaccccaggtgcccctcctagcAACAGCCGCCACCAGCCGGCTTCACAGGGGTGCTGTCGATCTTGAGGTTGGGCCGCTCACCCCCTgaggctgccccaggccccaTCCGCTTCTTGATCTCAGCAGCCATGGTCATGAATGCCTGCTCAACATTGGTAGCATTCTTGGCACTTGTCTCCAGGAAGGGGATGCCCAGAGAATCTGCGAACTCCTgatgagggaaaaagagaaaagagggaaatgtgggaaaggaggggtgaggggcagcagACCCCAGCCTGCCCTGGGGGGCCTGACACAGGCCCCACTCACCTTGGCTGTGGTGTTGTCCACTACCTTCTTGGTGGTGAGGTCGCTCTTATTGCCTACCAGGAGTTTATTGACGTTCTCACTGGCATAGCGGTCAATCTCCTGTAGCCACTGCTTCACGTTGGCATAGGATTCCTAGAGAAGCCAGAATCACAAATTATTTTGCTCCCAACTCCCACCCCTATTCAAGGCCAGGAGAACAAGGGGTTTTGAAGGGGGTTTGCCTGGGTTCCCGAGAGAGACAGGAGCCCTGAGCTCAGGGACCCAGAGGaagatctctctctcctccaggctTAGATCTCCTCTCTGGCCCACTCCATCTGAGACCCCCAAAGCCAAACCTGGCATGGCACCAGCTGTCTGCCAACAGCCCCAACAGCTAAACAGCCTAGGCCTAAGGGCCAGCCAACTCTGCTTCCTGCAGCTAGTCTCCCCCTGAGACACAGAAAAGGCTGAAAACACGTGGGGAGCAAATGACAACAGGATGGAGgccagagagaagacagaaatggaGGGGAACAGGTTAGCAAGAATCACAA containing:
- the RAB1B gene encoding ras-related protein Rab-1B isoform X2, whose amino-acid sequence is MNPEYDYLFKLLLIGDSGVGKSCLLLRFADDTYTESYISTIGVDFKIRTIELDGKTIKLQIWDTAGQERFRTITSSYYRGAHGIIVVYDVTDQESYANVKQWLQEIDRYASENVNKLLVGNKSDLTTKKVVDNTTAKEFADSLGIPFLETSAKNATNVEQAFMTMAAEIKKRMGPGAASGGERPNLKIDSTPVKPAGGGCC
- the RAB1B gene encoding ras-related protein Rab-1B isoform X1 produces the protein MVPAFWSRSSLGPFSDYLFKLLLIGDSGVGKSCLLLRFADDTYTESYISTIGVDFKIRTIELDGKTIKLQIWDTAGQERFRTITSSYYRGAHGIIVVYDVTDQESYANVKQWLQEIDRYASENVNKLLVGNKSDLTTKKVVDNTTAKEFADSLGIPFLETSAKNATNVEQAFMTMAAEIKKRMGPGAASGGERPNLKIDSTPVKPAGGGCC